GAATAGCTCAATTTTATTAGCTAAAGTAAAAGCATATATAATATCATTTTTTTCTGAAATATCAAAATCTTCGACAAATTCTTTAAGACTTTTTTCTAATACTTGCAATGAGTTTGAGGTATACGAGTACCATTCTGGGAACTGCGAACTTTTATCGAATTTACTTGGCGAATTATCTTGCACATATTGAAAGAAGTGCACAAGTAGTTGATGCAGCTTGCCAATATCTGATTCGATAGGTTTTACAAAATAAAGCATGATACTATTTCTTGAACATAGATGCTTTCTTTTCGTAAGCTTGGATAATAAATATCTTTTGCGTAGAATCTCCTAGCATTCTAATTCTTTGTTCAAATTCGTTGCATTTTTGTTCCCATTGGTCTGCTGAATTGACCTTCTCAATTTCGTCTGATAACGCTATTATATCATTGAATGAACGTTTCGCAATTTGTTGTTCAAAATGGTCAACTTCTGATGAAACTTGCTGGAAAACCTCATCGATGACATTGTTAAATGTGGCACCGTAAGTCTCTTTTGAAGACCGCTCAAAGCTGACAACTGGACCCTTTCGCTCGAATTTGAATACATTATAACCATGAATGTCAGATAGAATGAATGGTGAATGAGTGGTTAAGACGAACTCAATCTTCTTGTTTACAAGGCTTTTGTCAAGCTCATAGAACAGCGTACTACGCCAAACCGGATTGAAATGTGTGTCAGGCTCATCTAGCAAGTAGAGCAAATCTCTTGCTGGATATTTCTCATCAAATAATAAGATTCCGCCTACGATATGAATGAATTGGTGCTCGCCGTCACTTAGCTTTTCATACTCTGTTCTAACTAGCGGCTCTGTGATAACCAGCTCGATTTTCTCAATACTGAAAATCTTGTCCAAGGATGCTATCTGAGGAAAGCGTAAAAGCTGGCCTTTGCCTCTTCGCTTGCGCAACGTATTTCTATAGCTGCTTGGAACACATAGTGTATTCAATAAATTGAGTTTCGTCAACGCATCAAAGAGTTTTTGCGCTGTTCGGAATTTTTCTTCGAAAAGTTTTTTTGTGGCGTCATTTACAATGAAATCCAAAATATACGTATCACCCTTAGGTGACTTGTTTATCTCGGTTATTGAGGCGCAATCCTGTAAAGCTTTTATAAAACTTTTTAGCTCACTGGTTACTTCAACAGCGCCAGCGCCAGCCATATTGTCTAACTTTATGTTTATTCTGAAGCTGTTCATACGCTTTATGCGCACAGTATCTCTGAAAGATTTTAATTTATTATTAGGTAATAATAAAAAGTTTGACACGACAATTGCAGCGTTTGAATCATAGTTTAGTAGCAATAGGTTAGGAGAGGGAATTTTTTCATTTTCCGTCAAATTACTTGGAATGGATGGCTCAACTTCTATTTGGTCTTCTTCCCTAGCTGCTTTTGCCACCTGTCGAGCATAATAATCCTGTAAGTCAACAAAAGGAAGCGTCAAAAGGTCATTAAGGCCAGAAGTATAGGCAATGACTAGGGGAATATATTTTCTCGCCTCTTCAAGAGGAATTATTACATTTTCCAAACTATTGAACAAATCGTGCACCTGTTCTTTCTTGTAGAATAAGATGTTTTTCTTATCATTTTCATTTCTAGATATCGTAACTTCATGCTCTTTGCCTTCAACCGTTATTTTGTACCTTATTTCAAAAAGCACGTAATCCTGCTTTTTGTTGTCGGCATATGCAAAATAA
This region of Hymenobacter swuensis DY53 genomic DNA includes:
- a CDS encoding restriction system-associated AAA family ATPase, which encodes MKLQYLKLISRYRSLEPFEQAFPKHKLLKENLDPIGLVGLNGSGKSNFLELIADIFFEVEEYFLSENRLYKHFKPNYFAYADNKKQDYVLFEIRYKITVEGKEHEVTISRNENDKKNILFYKKEQVHDLFNSLENVIIPLEEARKYIPLVIAYTSGLNDLLTLPFVDLQDYYARQVAKAAREEDQIEVEPSIPSNLTENEKIPSPNLLLLNYDSNAAIVVSNFLLLPNNKLKSFRDTVRIKRMNSFRINIKLDNMAGAGAVEVTSELKSFIKALQDCASITEINKSPKGDTYILDFIVNDATKKLFEEKFRTAQKLFDALTKLNLLNTLCVPSSYRNTLRKRRGKGQLLRFPQIASLDKIFSIEKIELVITEPLVRTEYEKLSDGEHQFIHIVGGILLFDEKYPARDLLYLLDEPDTHFNPVWRSTLFYELDKSLVNKKIEFVLTTHSPFILSDIHGYNVFKFERKGPVVSFERSSKETYGATFNNVIDEVFQQVSSEVDHFEQQIAKRSFNDIIALSDEIEKVNSADQWEQKCNEFEQRIRMLGDSTQKIFIIQAYEKKASMFKK